One genomic window of Micromonospora sp. WMMD1128 includes the following:
- a CDS encoding ElyC/SanA/YdcF family protein: MTSVSRRYGALPRIVRPEAFADVPPDRLLALLEAVTMILTIPGRAAERVDALVVPTGQGEDWRLTDAIRAWEAGPALRHLLVAGTNPAERTHRPLTLDRLRDLGLRRVDGVVLQAEPATDTGRQAAWIVDRVRALGIGSVALVVSPYHLVRVYLTVLRAADAAGLRLPMVPLPVAVAPHEPVPETGAAGYDLVAGEVGRLLRYADEGWVASPQRLRDHLRWLWTAHRPLLVGE, translated from the coding sequence GTGACGAGTGTGTCCCGCAGGTACGGCGCGCTGCCCCGGATCGTGCGGCCGGAGGCGTTCGCGGACGTCCCGCCGGACCGGCTCCTGGCGCTGCTGGAGGCGGTCACCATGATCCTCACCATCCCCGGTCGGGCCGCCGAGCGGGTCGACGCGCTTGTCGTGCCCACCGGGCAGGGCGAGGACTGGCGGCTCACCGACGCGATCCGCGCCTGGGAGGCCGGCCCGGCGCTGCGTCACCTGCTGGTGGCCGGCACGAACCCGGCCGAGCGGACCCACCGGCCGCTGACACTCGACCGCCTGCGCGATCTCGGCCTGCGCCGGGTCGACGGCGTCGTGCTCCAGGCCGAGCCGGCCACCGACACCGGCCGGCAGGCCGCCTGGATCGTCGACCGGGTCCGGGCCCTGGGCATCGGCAGCGTGGCGCTCGTCGTCTCCCCGTACCACCTGGTCCGGGTCTATCTGACGGTGCTGCGGGCCGCGGACGCCGCCGGGCTGCGGCTTCCGATGGTCCCACTGCCGGTCGCGGTCGCTCCGCACGAGCCGGTCCCGGAGACCGGCGCGGCCGGCTACGACCTGGTGGCCGGCGAGGTCGGGCGGCTGCTGCGCTACGCCGACGAGGGCTGGGTCGCGAGCCCGCAGCGGCTGCGCGACCACCTGCGCTGGCTCTGGACCGCGCACCGCCCCCTGCTCGTCGGCGAATAG
- a CDS encoding Uma2 family endonuclease — MSAEAVGMHMPAVVMLDDVATMNAADPNGHRYETSPDGVLSVMPPPDSEHAIIASRLFAWLIRAGWPPEQVLQAVGVRVPGRSGDGGRIPDLSVWRKPPGRGVWSTVTDLVLAVEIVSPGSEAMDSVTKVREYASAGIPRYWVVDRDGPQTVTLHELTGDGRYAEHARMPLAWLLQTAPADHLDG, encoded by the coding sequence ATGAGCGCTGAGGCCGTCGGCATGCACATGCCCGCCGTCGTGATGCTCGACGACGTGGCGACGATGAACGCCGCCGACCCGAACGGTCACCGCTACGAGACCAGCCCCGACGGGGTCCTGTCGGTCATGCCGCCGCCCGACTCCGAGCACGCGATCATCGCGAGTCGCCTCTTCGCCTGGCTGATCAGGGCGGGCTGGCCGCCCGAGCAGGTGCTCCAGGCGGTCGGCGTCCGGGTGCCCGGGCGCAGCGGCGACGGCGGGCGGATCCCCGACCTGAGCGTGTGGCGCAAGCCGCCCGGGCGCGGAGTCTGGTCCACCGTGACCGATCTGGTGCTGGCTGTCGAGATCGTCTCACCCGGTTCGGAGGCGATGGACTCGGTGACCAAGGTCCGGGAGTACGCCTCGGCCGGCATTCCGCGTTACTGGGTGGTGGATCGCGACGGTCCGCAGACCGTGACGCTGCACGAGCTCACCGGCGACGGCCGGTACGCCGAACACGCTCGGATGCCGCTGGCCTGGCTCTTGCAGACCGCGCCGGCCGACCACCTCGACGGGTGA
- a CDS encoding glycine betaine ABC transporter substrate-binding protein encodes MKRVLALAVTAALALGGATACGDESDGASGSGGDKKITIGYMAWDEAIAASHLWENILKEKGYEVQLKNLEAGLVYGGLANGDIDLFLDGWLPLTHASYMEKYGDKLEKLGVWHDDASLSIAVPTYVEGVDSLADLAGKAGTFGGEMIGIEPGAGLTKATQEQVIPQYGLDGAMKLKTSSTPAMLAALDGAIKDKKPIVVTLWHPHWAYAKYELKDLADPKGTLGQAEQINTFARLGFGEDFPEVTDMLKKFKMDGDQLASLEDLMFNVHKGDEEKAVEEWLKANPDYLKTLA; translated from the coding sequence ATGAAGCGCGTTCTCGCGCTGGCGGTGACCGCCGCTCTGGCCCTCGGTGGCGCGACCGCCTGCGGCGACGAGTCCGACGGCGCGTCCGGGTCCGGCGGCGACAAGAAGATCACCATCGGTTACATGGCCTGGGACGAGGCGATCGCCGCCTCCCACCTGTGGGAGAACATCCTCAAGGAGAAGGGCTACGAGGTCCAGCTCAAGAACCTGGAGGCCGGTCTGGTCTACGGCGGTCTCGCCAACGGCGACATCGACCTGTTCCTGGACGGCTGGCTCCCGCTGACCCACGCCTCCTACATGGAGAAGTACGGCGACAAGCTGGAGAAGCTGGGCGTCTGGCACGACGACGCCAGCCTCAGCATCGCGGTGCCCACGTACGTCGAGGGCGTCGACTCGCTTGCGGACCTGGCCGGCAAGGCCGGCACGTTCGGCGGCGAGATGATCGGTATCGAGCCGGGCGCCGGCCTCACCAAGGCCACCCAGGAGCAGGTGATCCCGCAGTACGGCCTGGACGGCGCGATGAAGCTGAAGACGTCGTCCACCCCGGCCATGCTGGCCGCGCTCGACGGCGCCATCAAGGACAAGAAGCCGATCGTCGTCACGCTCTGGCACCCGCACTGGGCCTACGCCAAGTACGAGCTGAAGGACCTGGCCGACCCGAAGGGCACCCTCGGCCAGGCCGAGCAGATCAACACGTTCGCCCGGCTGGGCTTCGGCGAGGACTTCCCCGAGGTCACCGACATGCTGAAGAAGTTCAAGATGGACGGTGACCAGCTCGCCTCGCTGGAGGACCTGATGTTCAACGTGCACAAGGGCGACGAGGAGAAGGCGGTCGAGGAGTGGCTGAAGGCCAACCCCGACTACCTGAAGACGCTCGCCTGA
- a CDS encoding ABC transporter permease subunit, translated as MSLREFPLDAALPRVPLGEWIETGVDWATRTLGPLFDAVTAVVEGLVGPLEQLLNGVPAVAVVAVLAGLGWWLRGWKFALGAAVGLLLVAGMPYWEETMSTLAQVLVASLLALLLAIPLGIFVAENKRASAVARPVLDFMQTMPAFVYLLPALFFFGIGTVPGVLATVVFSMPPGVRLTELGLRQVDKEIVQAAESFGAPPWMVLLRTKVPLALPTIMTGVNQVIMLSLSMVVIAGMVGAGGLGDVIIFALSQVEVGAGFEGGIAVVVLAVVLDRLTDSAGDRFPSARAQRLAREAA; from the coding sequence ATGAGCCTGCGCGAATTCCCGCTCGACGCCGCGCTGCCCCGGGTGCCGCTCGGCGAGTGGATCGAGACGGGCGTGGACTGGGCCACCCGTACCCTGGGCCCGCTCTTCGACGCCGTCACGGCCGTGGTCGAGGGACTTGTGGGCCCGCTCGAACAGCTGCTCAACGGCGTGCCCGCGGTGGCGGTCGTGGCGGTGCTGGCCGGGCTCGGCTGGTGGCTGCGCGGTTGGAAGTTCGCCCTCGGCGCGGCCGTCGGCCTCCTGTTGGTGGCCGGCATGCCGTACTGGGAGGAGACCATGAGCACGCTCGCGCAGGTGCTCGTGGCCAGCCTGCTCGCCCTGCTGCTGGCGATCCCGTTGGGCATCTTCGTGGCCGAGAACAAGCGGGCGTCCGCGGTGGCCCGGCCGGTGCTGGACTTCATGCAGACCATGCCCGCGTTCGTCTACCTGCTCCCGGCGCTGTTCTTCTTCGGCATCGGCACCGTGCCGGGCGTGCTGGCCACGGTGGTGTTCAGCATGCCGCCCGGCGTCCGCCTGACCGAGCTGGGCCTGCGCCAGGTCGACAAGGAGATCGTGCAGGCCGCCGAGTCCTTCGGCGCGCCGCCGTGGATGGTGCTGCTGCGCACGAAGGTGCCGCTGGCGCTGCCGACCATCATGACCGGCGTCAACCAGGTGATCATGCTGTCCCTGTCCATGGTGGTCATCGCCGGCATGGTCGGCGCCGGCGGCCTCGGCGACGTGATCATTTTCGCGTTGTCCCAGGTCGAGGTGGGTGCCGGGTTCGAAGGCGGGATCGCCGTCGTGGTCCTCGCCGTCGTGCTCGACCGGCTCACCGACTCCGCGGGCGACCGGTTCCCCTCCGCCCGGGCCCAGCGCCTGGCGCGCGAGGCGGCCTGA
- a CDS encoding glycine betaine/L-proline ABC transporter ATP-binding protein, which yields MSALAVQSLYKIFGNRADEAVRRLADGAPRAEALAGLSATAAVIDATFDVRPGEIFVVMGLSGSGKSTLIRMLNGLLRPTAGTVRVDDVDLTSLKPAALRKLRRDKISMVFQHFALMPHRTVAENAGYALEVAGRPKAERRERAMDALRMVGLTEWADHLPHDLSGGMRQRVGLARALAAGTDILLMDEAFSALDPLIRREIQDQLLELQAELGKTIIFITHDLNEAMRLGDRIAVMRDGRIVQIGTAEEILTDPANGYVAQFVADVDRTRILTAASVMEKPHHVLDISAGPRVAAKALRDTQTSVVYVTGPGKRFLGTVTEDEVLRALRENRTTLDGYVSTERVRTVTEDTSVADLFADCAESQHPVAVLDERGRLAGVIPRITLLSALASGTPEEPTVEEEIPA from the coding sequence GTGTCCGCGCTCGCAGTGCAGTCGCTCTACAAAATATTCGGGAACCGAGCTGACGAAGCGGTAAGACGCCTGGCGGACGGCGCGCCACGCGCCGAGGCCCTGGCCGGCCTGTCGGCCACGGCCGCCGTCATCGACGCGACCTTCGACGTACGCCCCGGCGAGATCTTCGTCGTGATGGGCCTGTCCGGCTCCGGGAAGTCGACCCTCATCCGGATGCTGAACGGCCTCCTCCGGCCCACCGCGGGCACCGTGCGGGTGGACGACGTCGACCTGACCTCGCTCAAGCCCGCCGCCCTGCGCAAGCTGCGCCGAGACAAGATCAGCATGGTCTTCCAGCACTTCGCGCTCATGCCGCACCGCACGGTGGCGGAGAACGCCGGATACGCGCTCGAGGTCGCCGGCCGACCCAAGGCCGAACGGCGCGAGCGCGCGATGGACGCGCTGCGCATGGTGGGCCTGACCGAGTGGGCGGACCACCTCCCGCACGACCTCTCCGGCGGCATGCGGCAGCGGGTCGGCCTGGCCCGCGCGCTCGCGGCCGGCACCGACATCCTGCTCATGGACGAGGCGTTCTCGGCGCTCGACCCGCTCATCCGGCGGGAGATCCAGGACCAGCTCCTGGAGCTGCAGGCCGAGCTGGGCAAGACGATCATCTTCATCACCCACGACCTGAACGAGGCGATGCGCCTCGGCGACCGGATCGCGGTCATGCGGGACGGCCGGATCGTCCAGATCGGCACGGCGGAGGAGATCCTCACCGACCCGGCCAACGGGTACGTGGCGCAGTTCGTGGCCGACGTGGACCGCACCCGCATCCTCACCGCCGCCTCGGTGATGGAGAAGCCGCACCACGTTCTCGACATCAGCGCCGGCCCGCGGGTCGCCGCCAAGGCGCTGCGGGACACCCAGACCTCGGTGGTCTACGTGACCGGCCCGGGCAAGCGTTTCCTCGGCACGGTGACCGAGGACGAGGTGCTGCGCGCGCTGCGCGAGAACCGGACCACCCTCGACGGGTACGTCTCGACTGAGCGGGTCCGCACCGTCACCGAGGACACCTCGGTCGCCGACCTCTTCGCCGACTGCGCGGAGAGCCAGCACCCGGTGGCCGTCCTCGACGAACGGGGCCGGCTGGCCGGGGTGATCCCCCGGATCACGCTGCTCAGCGCCCTGGCCAGCGGCACGCCCGAGGAGCCGACAGTCGAAGAGGAGATCCCGGCATGA
- a CDS encoding TetR family transcriptional regulator: MGNREDLLAGAKRCLMAKGYAATTARDVAAAAGTSLAAIGYHFRTTRALLDEALFEAMAEWGEELDRALAHDADPDADPEQRFELAWERIIESIVRLRPLWAVQFELIARMDRAPELREAFAAANRRARLGLAEVFHRFGPGTDEGTALTLGAFHQALLGGVAAQCLVDPDAAPSAQELTRALRIVARQLGPDEAPGRTG, encoded by the coding sequence ATGGGAAATCGGGAAGATCTCCTCGCCGGCGCGAAGCGCTGCCTGATGGCGAAGGGCTACGCCGCCACCACCGCCCGCGACGTCGCCGCCGCGGCCGGCACCAGCCTCGCCGCCATCGGCTACCACTTCCGCACCACCCGGGCGCTGCTCGACGAGGCGCTGTTCGAGGCGATGGCGGAGTGGGGCGAGGAGCTGGACCGCGCACTGGCCCACGACGCCGACCCGGACGCCGACCCGGAGCAGCGGTTCGAGCTGGCCTGGGAGCGGATCATCGAGTCGATCGTCCGGCTGCGCCCGCTCTGGGCGGTCCAGTTCGAGCTGATCGCCCGGATGGACCGCGCCCCCGAGCTACGCGAGGCGTTCGCCGCCGCCAACCGCCGGGCCCGCCTCGGCCTGGCCGAGGTGTTCCACCGGTTCGGCCCGGGCACGGACGAGGGCACCGCGCTCACCCTCGGCGCGTTCCACCAGGCGCTGCTCGGCGGCGTGGCCGCCCAGTGCCTGGTGGACCCGGACGCCGCGCCCTCGGCGCAGGAGCTGACCCGTGCGCTGCGGATCGTCGCCCGGCAACTGGGCCCCGACGAGGCGCCCGGCCGCACCGGCTGA
- a CDS encoding FAD-dependent monooxygenase, with protein sequence MTDVLISGGGVAGSALAWWLRRHGLRPTVVERAPAPRDGGYKVDVRGAALTVLDRMGLTGQVRAHDTGMRLARFLDGRGRQLATMDAALFGGRSDDDVEIMRGDLTRILRAAAGDVEHRFDDSVTALRADADGVDVTFARGPRRRFDLVIGADGLHSTVRRLAFGPASRHLRPLGHHIAICTVPAGFGEERVELLHPAPGRSVGVYRTAGAPDARALFLFRSPGDAGDHGDAGDRGDVAAQRALLGRAFAGAGWRVPELLAALPDAPDLYLDEMSQVRMVSWSAGRVGLVGDAAYAASPASGQGTSLGLVGAYVLAAALAEAGGNPAAGFAAYERRMRPFVAANQALAERNLKGMVLGSAGQIRFQTLMLRLLPRLPGRERMISRVAEPIRRAATAITLPDLPTRAT encoded by the coding sequence ATGACCGATGTCCTGATCTCCGGCGGCGGTGTCGCCGGCTCCGCGCTCGCCTGGTGGCTGCGCCGCCACGGCCTCCGGCCGACAGTCGTGGAACGGGCCCCCGCGCCCCGCGACGGCGGCTACAAGGTCGACGTCCGGGGCGCGGCCCTGACCGTGCTGGACCGGATGGGCCTGACCGGGCAGGTGCGCGCCCACGACACCGGGATGCGGCTGGCCCGCTTCCTCGACGGGCGCGGCCGGCAGCTCGCCACCATGGACGCCGCCCTGTTCGGCGGCCGATCGGACGACGACGTCGAGATCATGCGCGGCGACCTGACCCGGATCCTGCGGGCCGCCGCCGGCGACGTGGAACACCGCTTCGACGACTCGGTCACCGCGCTGCGCGCCGACGCCGACGGAGTCGACGTGACCTTCGCGCGGGGCCCGCGCCGTCGCTTCGACCTGGTCATCGGCGCCGACGGGCTGCACTCGACGGTACGGCGGCTCGCGTTCGGCCCGGCGTCGCGCCACCTGCGCCCGCTCGGGCACCACATCGCCATCTGCACCGTGCCGGCCGGATTCGGCGAGGAACGGGTCGAGCTGCTGCACCCGGCACCCGGGCGGAGCGTGGGCGTCTACCGGACCGCGGGCGCGCCCGACGCCCGGGCGCTGTTCCTCTTCCGCTCGCCCGGCGACGCGGGAGACCACGGCGACGCCGGCGACCGCGGTGACGTGGCCGCCCAGCGAGCGCTGCTGGGCCGGGCCTTCGCCGGGGCCGGCTGGCGGGTGCCCGAGCTGCTCGCCGCGTTGCCCGACGCGCCCGACCTCTACCTCGACGAGATGAGCCAGGTGCGGATGGTGAGCTGGTCGGCCGGCCGGGTCGGGCTGGTCGGCGACGCCGCCTACGCCGCCTCACCGGCGTCCGGCCAGGGCACCAGCCTCGGGCTGGTCGGGGCGTACGTGCTGGCCGCCGCGCTGGCCGAGGCGGGCGGGAACCCGGCGGCCGGATTCGCCGCGTACGAGCGTCGGATGCGGCCGTTCGTCGCGGCGAACCAGGCGCTTGCCGAGCGCAACTTGAAGGGCATGGTGCTCGGCTCGGCCGGGCAGATCCGGTTCCAGACGCTGATGCTGCGCCTCCTGCCGCGCCTGCCCGGCCGGGAGCGGATGATCAGCCGGGTGGCCGAGCCGATCCGCCGGGCGGCCACCGCGATCACGCTGCCGGACCTGCCGACCCGCGCGACCTGA
- a CDS encoding LLM class F420-dependent oxidoreductase, protein MELRIFTEPQQGASYDQLLAVARRAEETGFAAFFRSDHYLKMGSVSGDPGPTDAWTTLAGLARDTTRIRLGTLMSAATFRLPGPLAITVAQVDQMSGGRVELGIGAGWYAEEHTAYGIPFPSVGERFDRLEEQLAVITGLWSTPAGSTFDFPGKHYPVSDSPALPKPVQRPRPPILLGGMGPKRTPRLAARYADEFNLPFVSVEDTTAQFQRVRDACAEIDRDPSTMVWSNALVLCCGRNDAEVARRAEAIGRDAAELRAHGAAGTPAEVVDTLGRYAEAGSARAYLQVLDLADLDHLELVAAEVMPQL, encoded by the coding sequence ATGGAACTTCGGATCTTCACCGAGCCTCAGCAGGGGGCCAGCTACGACCAGCTGCTCGCCGTGGCGCGCCGGGCGGAGGAGACGGGCTTCGCCGCGTTCTTCCGCTCCGACCACTACCTGAAGATGGGCTCGGTGAGCGGTGACCCCGGCCCCACCGACGCCTGGACCACGCTCGCCGGCCTGGCCCGCGACACCACCCGGATCCGGCTCGGCACGCTGATGAGCGCCGCCACGTTCCGGCTGCCCGGCCCGCTGGCCATCACCGTGGCGCAGGTCGACCAGATGAGCGGCGGCCGGGTCGAGCTGGGCATCGGCGCCGGCTGGTACGCCGAGGAGCACACCGCGTACGGCATCCCGTTCCCGTCTGTGGGCGAGCGGTTCGACCGGCTGGAGGAGCAGCTCGCGGTCATCACCGGGCTCTGGTCCACGCCGGCCGGATCCACGTTCGACTTCCCCGGCAAGCACTACCCGGTCAGCGACTCACCGGCGCTGCCCAAGCCGGTGCAGCGGCCCCGCCCGCCGATCCTGCTCGGCGGCATGGGTCCGAAGCGCACCCCCCGCCTGGCCGCCCGCTACGCCGACGAGTTCAACCTGCCGTTCGTCTCCGTCGAGGACACCACGGCGCAGTTCCAGCGGGTGCGGGACGCCTGTGCCGAGATCGACCGGGACCCGTCCACGATGGTCTGGTCCAACGCGCTGGTGCTCTGCTGCGGCCGGAACGACGCCGAGGTGGCCCGCCGCGCCGAGGCCATCGGCCGGGACGCCGCCGAGCTGCGCGCCCACGGCGCCGCCGGCACGCCCGCCGAAGTGGTGGACACGCTCGGCCGGTACGCCGAGGCGGGCAGCGCCCGGGCCTACCTCCAGGTGCTCGACCTGGCCGACCTGGACCACCTGGAGCTGGTCGCCGCCGAGGTGATGCCGCAGCTCTGA
- a CDS encoding FAD-binding protein: MTDTNWAGNVRWSARTRHRPTTLDELRRLVADADRVRAVGTGHSFNRLGDTTGAQIALDGLPPTVALDPDRGTVTVAAGLRYGDLATALQAKGYALANLASLPHISVAGSVATATHGSGVANRNLAAAVAALELVTADGDLRTVDRTDPTFAGLVVNLGALGVVTRVTLDVVPTYAVRQYVRLGLPRAALDEALGAAYSVSVFTDWRSERFDQVWIKQYADQAPPPADWLDTVAAETPQHPVPGMSPEHCTAQFGEPGPWHERLPHFRLGFTPSSGDELQSEWHVTRADAAAALAALDPVAERIAAVLQICELRTVAADELWLSPNFRRDTLALHFTWVGDPVAVAPVLAEVEQRLAPFAPRPHWGKLFDRDPAAAYPRHADFAALLLSYDPTGKFRTDEMDRYFPRD; this comes from the coding sequence ATGACCGACACCAACTGGGCCGGCAACGTCCGCTGGTCGGCCCGGACCCGGCACCGGCCCACCACCCTGGACGAGCTGCGCCGGCTGGTCGCCGACGCGGACCGGGTCCGGGCCGTCGGCACCGGCCACTCGTTCAACCGGCTCGGCGACACCACGGGCGCGCAGATCGCGCTCGACGGGCTGCCGCCCACCGTCGCGCTCGACCCGGACCGCGGCACCGTCACCGTCGCCGCCGGACTCCGCTACGGCGACCTGGCCACCGCGCTCCAGGCAAAGGGGTACGCGCTGGCGAACCTCGCCTCGCTGCCGCACATCTCGGTGGCCGGCTCGGTCGCCACCGCCACCCACGGCTCCGGCGTCGCCAACCGCAACCTGGCCGCCGCCGTGGCCGCCCTGGAACTTGTCACCGCCGACGGTGACCTGCGCACCGTCGACCGGACCGACCCGACCTTCGCCGGGCTGGTGGTCAACCTCGGCGCGCTCGGCGTGGTCACCCGGGTCACGCTCGACGTGGTCCCCACCTACGCGGTGCGCCAGTACGTCCGGCTCGGCCTGCCCCGGGCGGCGCTGGACGAGGCGCTCGGCGCCGCGTACAGCGTCAGCGTCTTCACCGACTGGCGGTCCGAGCGCTTCGACCAGGTGTGGATCAAGCAGTACGCCGACCAGGCGCCGCCCCCCGCCGACTGGCTGGACACCGTCGCCGCCGAGACGCCGCAGCACCCGGTGCCCGGCATGTCGCCGGAGCACTGCACCGCCCAGTTCGGCGAGCCCGGTCCCTGGCACGAGCGGCTGCCGCACTTCCGGCTCGGCTTCACCCCGAGCAGCGGCGACGAGTTGCAGTCCGAGTGGCACGTGACCCGCGCCGACGCGGCGGCGGCGCTCGCCGCGCTCGACCCGGTCGCCGAACGGATCGCCGCCGTGCTCCAGATCTGCGAGCTGCGGACGGTGGCCGCCGACGAGCTGTGGCTGAGCCCGAACTTCCGCCGGGACACGCTGGCGCTGCACTTCACCTGGGTCGGCGACCCGGTGGCGGTGGCCCCGGTGCTGGCCGAGGTGGAGCAGCGGCTCGCCCCGTTCGCGCCGCGCCCGCACTGGGGCAAGCTGTTCGACCGCGACCCGGCCGCCGCGTACCCCCGGCACGCCGACTTCGCCGCGCTGCTGCTCTCCTACGATCCGACCGGGAAGTTCCGTACCGACGAGATGGACCGCTACTTCCCCCGAGACTGA
- a CDS encoding site-2 protease family protein, translating into MRASFRLGKVAGVPVGVNWSVLVIFVLIAWTLSASLFPRSYPGHSVVAYVAAGLAAAVVFFLGLLAHEVSHAVVAKRNGIEVEGITLWLFGGVAELKGEAKDPGAELRIAGVGPLVSLVIGVVFGAIAVAVAVAGGHGLLLGALSWLAGINVLLALFNVLPAAPLDGGRLLRAAVWKATGDRTRASVVAAGAGRVLGIVLIGLGLWRFLSGAGFGGLWLALIGWFLIGAAGMEERQARMGDALRGIRVGDVMTPQPQTASGDLTVADFVDHYLFAYRHSALPLTENDRPVGLVTLDRVRGVAADRRASTTLAEVSCRADELVLARPDEQLTDLLPRLNECTDGRALVVVDDRLVGIVSPSDISRAVQRGSMRAPTPAGR; encoded by the coding sequence ATGAGGGCGAGTTTCCGGCTCGGGAAGGTCGCGGGCGTACCCGTCGGCGTCAACTGGAGTGTCCTGGTCATCTTCGTGCTGATCGCCTGGACGCTGTCGGCAAGCCTGTTCCCGCGCTCGTACCCCGGCCACTCCGTGGTCGCCTACGTCGCCGCCGGCCTGGCCGCCGCGGTGGTCTTCTTCCTCGGCCTGCTCGCCCACGAGGTGTCGCACGCGGTGGTGGCCAAGCGCAACGGCATCGAGGTCGAGGGGATCACGCTCTGGCTCTTCGGCGGCGTCGCCGAGTTGAAGGGTGAGGCGAAGGACCCGGGTGCGGAGCTACGGATCGCCGGCGTCGGGCCGCTCGTCAGCCTGGTCATCGGCGTGGTGTTCGGCGCGATCGCGGTGGCGGTCGCGGTGGCCGGCGGGCACGGGCTGCTGCTCGGCGCGCTGTCCTGGCTGGCCGGCATCAACGTGCTGCTGGCGCTCTTCAACGTGCTGCCGGCCGCGCCGCTCGACGGCGGGCGGCTGTTGCGCGCGGCGGTGTGGAAGGCCACCGGTGACCGGACCCGGGCGTCGGTGGTGGCCGCCGGCGCCGGTCGGGTGCTGGGCATCGTGCTGATCGGCCTCGGGTTGTGGCGGTTCCTGTCCGGCGCCGGCTTCGGCGGGCTCTGGCTGGCGCTGATCGGCTGGTTCCTGATCGGCGCGGCCGGCATGGAGGAGCGGCAGGCGCGGATGGGTGACGCGCTGCGCGGCATCCGCGTCGGGGACGTGATGACGCCGCAGCCGCAGACCGCGTCCGGCGACCTGACCGTGGCCGACTTCGTCGACCACTACCTCTTCGCGTACCGGCACTCGGCGTTGCCGCTGACCGAGAACGACCGGCCGGTCGGCCTGGTCACGCTGGACCGGGTACGCGGCGTCGCGGCGGACCGCCGAGCGTCGACCACGCTGGCCGAGGTGTCCTGCCGGGCCGACGAGCTGGTGTTGGCCCGGCCGGACGAGCAGCTCACCGACCTGCTCCCCCGGCTCAACGAGTGCACCGACGGCCGGGCGCTCGTGGTGGTGGATGACCGGCTGGTCGGGATCGTCTCACCGAGCGACATCAGCCGCGCGGTGCAGCGCGGCAGCATGCGCGCGCCGACGCCCGCCGGCCGCTGA
- a CDS encoding type II toxin-antitoxin system prevent-host-death family antitoxin, with protein sequence MSEPAAELPISDARDSLADVVSRAHYAGRITYVTRRGQRLAAIVPADLAEAIERAEDAADVSAARDALARIDAGDTPVPLSELRDELGL encoded by the coding sequence ATGAGTGAGCCCGCTGCCGAACTTCCGATCTCCGATGCCCGCGACAGCCTCGCGGATGTGGTGTCCCGTGCTCACTACGCCGGCCGGATCACCTACGTCACCCGTCGTGGGCAGCGCTTGGCCGCCATCGTCCCCGCCGATTTGGCCGAAGCGATCGAACGGGCAGAGGACGCTGCCGACGTCTCGGCGGCCCGCGACGCCCTCGCTCGGATCGATGCCGGCGATACCCCTGTCCCGCTCAGTGAACTGCGTGACGAGCTGGGCCTGTGA
- a CDS encoding type II toxin-antitoxin system RelE/ParE family toxin produces MTVPSEQVFTVQIDRAAAKLLRKLDKPVQARLVAALAGLAIEPRPAGVKALTGHPGLLRIRVGDYRIIYTVRDGELVVLVIHLGHRGDVYDTL; encoded by the coding sequence GTGACCGTGCCGTCCGAGCAGGTCTTTACCGTGCAGATCGATCGAGCCGCGGCCAAGCTGCTGCGCAAGCTCGACAAGCCCGTACAGGCCCGCCTCGTCGCCGCTCTCGCCGGGCTGGCTATCGAGCCCCGCCCGGCTGGTGTCAAGGCGCTCACCGGTCACCCCGGCCTGCTACGGATCCGGGTCGGTGACTACCGCATCATCTACACCGTCCGCGACGGTGAGCTGGTCGTCCTCGTGATCCACTTGGGCCACCGTGGCGACGTCTACGACACGCTCTGA